A region of bacterium DNA encodes the following proteins:
- a CDS encoding GspH/FimT family pseudopilin produces MKREQRQGFTLVEMMLVISLVGVLAAMSAPPFFRYLASNKLATQADRMVADLQYARSLSVSNSQILRFSTTETGYTLTNPVSGVVIRDSNFGAGLGLATAQTADFFPWGMADPVVFTLTNHAGTRQISVLPTGLVEVN; encoded by the coding sequence ATGAAACGCGAACAGCGACAAGGATTTACGCTCGTCGAGATGATGCTCGTCATTTCGCTCGTGGGCGTGCTGGCGGCCATGTCGGCTCCGCCGTTCTTCCGCTACCTGGCTTCGAACAAGCTGGCCACGCAGGCGGATCGCATGGTCGCCGACCTGCAATACGCACGGTCGCTGTCGGTCTCGAACTCCCAGATCCTGCGCTTCTCGACCACCGAGACGGGCTACACGCTGACCAACCCGGTGTCGGGCGTCGTGATCCGCGACAGCAACTTCGGCGCGGGACTGGGCCTCGCCACGGCGCAGACGGCGGACTTCTTCCCCTGGGGGATGGCCGATCCTGTCGTCTTCACGCTGACCAACCACGCCGGCACCAGGCAGATCTCGGTACTGCCCACCGGCCTGGTGGAGGTGAACTGA
- the hflX gene encoding GTPase HflX produces the protein MGTRQDEQAGFSTERPRERAVIVGVNLPDAWLGGKGGQADLPELAQLADTAGADVVGRIEQTRPKPESATFVGSGKLAELKEMVVEREATLVIFDNDLSPAQGRNLEKHLEVNILDRTELILDIFAKHASTRQSRLQVELAQLQYLLPRLTRLWSHLERQAGGIGTRGPGETQLETDRRLLGRRIAQLRTELKEIESTRRTQTASREDVFKAALVGYTNAGKSTLMNAITQADVYVKNQLFATLDATTRRVDVDERRRFLLTDTVGFIRKLPHNLVESFKATLQEVREADLLVHVVDAGAEDPDHQIASVEKVLKELAPRDAKGKPADTLDKPTLMVFNKIDLVDAELFANRYRRQYPEALFVSGTDPAGGAAVRDAILERRLGGEMIRTVRLPLTQLAALSSFHRTQSLLEQVFEGDSCLATLRLSTIELNRLVSREGAVLIED, from the coding sequence ATGGGAACACGTCAAGACGAACAGGCCGGATTCAGCACCGAACGGCCGCGCGAGCGGGCGGTCATCGTCGGGGTCAACCTGCCGGACGCCTGGCTGGGCGGCAAGGGCGGCCAGGCCGACCTGCCCGAGCTGGCGCAGCTGGCCGACACGGCCGGCGCCGATGTGGTGGGGCGCATCGAGCAGACGCGGCCCAAGCCGGAGTCGGCCACGTTCGTGGGCTCGGGCAAGCTGGCCGAGCTGAAGGAGATGGTGGTCGAGCGCGAGGCCACGCTGGTCATCTTCGACAACGACCTTTCGCCGGCGCAGGGGCGCAACCTCGAGAAGCACCTCGAGGTCAACATCCTCGACCGCACCGAGCTCATCCTCGACATCTTCGCCAAGCACGCCAGCACGCGGCAGTCGCGCCTGCAGGTCGAGCTGGCGCAGCTGCAATACCTGCTGCCGCGCCTGACCCGGCTGTGGTCGCACCTGGAGCGGCAGGCCGGCGGCATCGGCACGCGCGGCCCGGGCGAGACGCAGCTGGAGACGGACCGCCGGCTGCTGGGGCGGCGCATCGCGCAGCTGCGCACCGAGCTGAAGGAAATCGAGTCGACGCGGCGCACCCAGACCGCCTCGCGCGAGGACGTGTTCAAGGCGGCGCTGGTCGGCTACACCAACGCCGGCAAGTCGACGCTGATGAACGCCATCACGCAGGCCGACGTGTACGTGAAGAACCAGCTGTTCGCCACGCTCGACGCGACCACGCGCCGCGTCGACGTGGACGAGCGGCGGCGGTTCCTGTTGACCGACACGGTGGGCTTCATCCGCAAGCTGCCGCACAACCTGGTCGAGAGCTTCAAGGCCACGCTGCAGGAGGTGCGCGAGGCCGACCTGCTCGTGCACGTGGTCGACGCCGGCGCGGAGGATCCCGACCACCAGATCGCCTCGGTGGAGAAGGTGCTGAAGGAGCTGGCCCCGCGCGACGCGAAGGGCAAGCCCGCCGACACCCTCGACAAGCCCACGCTGATGGTCTTCAACAAGATCGACCTGGTCGACGCCGAGCTGTTCGCCAACCGCTACCGCCGGCAGTACCCCGAGGCGCTGTTCGTCTCGGGCACCGACCCGGCCGGGGGCGCCGCCGTGCGCGACGCCATCCTCGAGCGGCGCCTGGGCGGCGAGATGATTCGCACCGTGCGCCTGCCGCTCACGCAACTGGCGGCCCTCAGTTCGTTCCACCGCACGCAGTCGCTCCTGGAGCAGGTATTCGAGGGCGATTCGTGCCTGGCCACCCTGCGCCTGTCGACCATCGAACTGAATCGCCTGGTTTCGCGTGAGGGCGCCGTCCTGATCGAAGACTAA
- the nhaA gene encoding Na+/H+ antiporter NhaA codes for MSVPKQDASADGGLLKPLRDFLRLEAAGGMVLMAAAVLAMIIANSPLAPWYNRLLELPFVVKLGDFGVGKPLLLWINDGLMAVFFFLVGMELKREIVEGHLSSLRRASLPAFAAIGGMAAPALIYVAFNRGDPGALRGWAIPTATDIAFALGVLSLLGPRVPTALKAFLLSVAIFDDLGAIIVIALFYTAKLSMTSLLIAAALIVVLFVLHRRGVMRPAAYILVGIPLWVAVLKSGVHATLTGVVVAMFIPLRPKPHASLLRDLEHSLHPWVAFGVLPIFAFANAGVSLAGLSPADALHPVPLGIVSGLFLGKQAGIMALCWLATRLRLATLPDGVNWRQLYGVALLCGIGFTMSLFIASLAFEQGGDAAYLGLERIGILLGTLISGVLGYFVLRATLGRQPVND; via the coding sequence ATGTCCGTGCCGAAACAAGACGCATCCGCCGACGGCGGGCTGCTGAAGCCGCTCCGCGACTTCCTGCGCCTGGAAGCGGCCGGCGGCATGGTGCTCATGGCCGCCGCCGTCCTGGCCATGATCATCGCCAATTCCCCGCTCGCGCCCTGGTACAATCGCCTGCTCGAGCTGCCATTCGTCGTGAAGCTCGGCGACTTCGGCGTCGGCAAGCCCCTGCTGCTGTGGATCAACGACGGCCTGATGGCCGTGTTCTTCTTCCTGGTCGGCATGGAGCTGAAGCGCGAGATCGTCGAGGGCCACCTGTCGAGCCTGCGGCGGGCGAGCCTGCCCGCCTTCGCCGCCATCGGCGGCATGGCGGCGCCTGCGCTCATCTACGTCGCCTTCAACCGCGGCGACCCCGGCGCCCTGAGGGGCTGGGCCATCCCGACGGCGACGGACATCGCGTTCGCCCTCGGCGTGCTGTCGCTCCTGGGCCCGCGCGTGCCGACGGCGCTGAAGGCCTTCCTGCTGAGCGTCGCCATCTTCGACGACCTGGGCGCCATCATCGTGATCGCGCTGTTCTACACCGCGAAACTCTCGATGACATCGCTGCTGATTGCGGCGGCGCTCATCGTCGTCCTGTTCGTGCTCCATCGCCGCGGCGTGATGCGCCCTGCCGCCTACATCCTGGTCGGCATCCCCCTGTGGGTGGCGGTGCTGAAGTCGGGCGTGCATGCGACCCTGACGGGTGTCGTGGTGGCCATGTTCATCCCGCTGCGGCCGAAGCCGCACGCATCGCTGCTGCGCGACCTCGAGCACTCGCTGCATCCGTGGGTGGCCTTCGGCGTGCTGCCGATCTTCGCGTTCGCCAACGCGGGCGTCTCGCTGGCCGGGCTTTCGCCGGCCGATGCGCTGCACCCGGTGCCGCTGGGCATCGTGAGCGGCCTGTTCCTGGGCAAGCAGGCCGGGATCATGGCGCTGTGCTGGCTGGCGACGCGGTTACGCCTGGCCACGCTGCCCGACGGCGTGAACTGGCGCCAGCTCTACGGCGTGGCGCTGCTGTGCGGCATCGGCTTCACGATGAGCCTGTTCATCGCCTCGCTGGCCTTTGAGCAGGGCGGCGATGCGGCATATCTCGGCCTCGAGCGGATCGGCATCCTGCTCGGCACGCTGATCTCGGGCGTGCTGGGCTACTTCGTGCTGCGGGCCACACTGGGCCGGCAGCCCGTGAACGACTGA
- a CDS encoding prepilin-type N-terminal cleavage/methylation domain-containing protein produces MLRKLWQLSRMPAAKVARDGFSLVEILMVLMILTVGVLPIALIQHRARQEVTEADHHTQAIAVAQSQLERIKALGFGNIVGENGQVGPVTWVAQVNNVGFGLDRVTVTTTWRNKADIETMTISGLVSMR; encoded by the coding sequence ATGTTGCGCAAGCTTTGGCAGTTGAGCCGGATGCCGGCGGCGAAGGTCGCCCGCGACGGCTTCTCGCTGGTCGAGATCCTGATGGTCCTGATGATCCTGACGGTGGGCGTGCTGCCCATCGCCCTGATCCAGCATCGCGCGCGACAGGAAGTCACCGAGGCCGACCACCACACCCAGGCGATCGCGGTGGCGCAATCGCAGCTCGAGCGCATCAAGGCGCTCGGCTTCGGGAACATCGTCGGCGAGAACGGCCAGGTAGGACCGGTGACCTGGGTGGCGCAGGTCAACAACGTCGGCTTCGGACTCGACCGCGTGACGGTGACGACGACGTGGCGGAACAAGGCCGACATCGAAACGATGACAATCTCGGGCCTGGTCTCGATGCGCTAG
- a CDS encoding esterase-like activity of phytase family protein yields the protein MTSFSLRRAVFGAVMLTGVLLLGCGCSRDGAKPAGKPLAWLDGRVVLPADTFAGEGPVGAALDTTVNGRRLPLAQVPVQGFSSLLRDGEELIALQDNGLGTLANSADSPLRWYRLRPDWVTGAVTVTGTVELSDPDRLLPFPLAGDKRLHEGRRLSGADLDPEAMVAMDDGTFWIADEFGPSLVPVDARGVVLDKPALVPMPVAMRAFARGSPYLRTPDHPDFRALRNDASRRDLANLPRSGGIEGLARSAAGDRLYAVIEKGLLDDPDGTRRLLLEFDPARRNFTDQCWFYRASAANVSLSSLDSDGTGGLLVLERDPGEGRQALIKRVYRVVPGQLDETGYLVKTLVCDLLSIDDERGVTDHERGAIGLGRNFTLPFVTPECVLLLDSSTLLVANDNNYPFSAGRRAGKPDDNEIVRLHLLTPLQTAGAAAVATAPAGSPEAAPQ from the coding sequence ATGACCAGCTTCAGCCTGCGTCGCGCCGTGTTCGGCGCCGTCATGCTCACCGGTGTCCTGCTGCTGGGTTGCGGTTGCAGTCGCGACGGCGCCAAGCCGGCCGGCAAGCCGCTGGCCTGGCTCGACGGTCGCGTGGTGCTGCCGGCCGACACGTTTGCCGGCGAAGGCCCGGTGGGTGCCGCGCTCGACACGACCGTCAACGGGCGCCGGCTGCCGCTGGCGCAGGTGCCGGTGCAGGGATTCAGTTCGCTGCTGCGCGACGGCGAGGAACTCATCGCCCTGCAGGACAACGGCCTCGGCACGCTGGCGAACAGCGCCGACAGCCCGCTGCGCTGGTACCGGCTGCGGCCCGATTGGGTCACGGGCGCGGTCACCGTCACCGGGACCGTCGAATTGAGCGACCCCGACCGGCTGCTGCCCTTCCCCCTGGCCGGCGACAAGCGGCTGCACGAGGGCCGCCGCCTGTCCGGCGCCGACCTGGACCCCGAGGCCATGGTGGCGATGGACGACGGCACCTTCTGGATCGCCGACGAGTTCGGACCTTCGCTGGTGCCGGTCGACGCGCGCGGCGTGGTGCTCGACAAGCCGGCGCTGGTGCCCATGCCGGTGGCAATGCGCGCGTTCGCGCGCGGCTCGCCGTACCTGCGCACGCCCGACCATCCCGACTTCCGCGCGCTGCGCAACGACGCCTCGCGGCGCGACCTGGCGAACCTGCCGCGCAGCGGCGGCATCGAGGGGCTGGCGCGCTCGGCCGCCGGCGACAGGCTTTACGCCGTCATCGAGAAGGGCCTGCTCGACGATCCGGACGGCACGCGGCGCCTGCTGCTGGAGTTCGACCCGGCGCGGCGCAACTTCACGGACCAGTGCTGGTTCTACCGCGCCTCGGCGGCGAACGTCTCGCTTTCATCGCTGGACAGCGACGGCACCGGCGGCCTGCTGGTGCTCGAGCGCGACCCGGGCGAAGGGCGCCAGGCGCTCATCAAGCGCGTGTATCGCGTGGTGCCGGGCCAACTGGACGAGACGGGCTACCTGGTCAAGACGCTGGTCTGCGACCTGCTCTCGATCGACGACGAACGCGGCGTTACCGATCACGAGCGCGGCGCGATCGGCCTGGGCCGCAACTTCACGCTGCCCTTCGTCACGCCCGAGTGCGTGCTGCTGCTGGACTCGTCCACCCTGCTCGTCGCCAACGACAACAACTACCCGTTCAGCGCCGGCCGCCGCGCCGGCAAGCCCGACGATAACGAGATCGTGCGACTGCACCTGCTGACACCCCTGCAGACAGCGGGAGCGGCCGCTGTCGCGACCGCTCCCGCAGGTTCCCCTGAGGCCGCGCCTCAATAG
- a CDS encoding prepilin-type N-terminal cleavage/methylation domain-containing protein has protein sequence MNIEKEHHVRGRSGMTLVELMISLVIFGVVIAVVFGFLTESRRSYTATRQKAQYQQGLRAVMSLVTREVRSAGCDPEDAGFERFSTASATQVRFRMDLNGDADVTDNAPDEDVTYAFDAGAGTLSRDIGGGPVVILRDLANVTFDYFDEDGNLLTAFPLNATDRSAIRAVTLTMSGETDKHEPVDYSTRIVVRNN, from the coding sequence ATGAACATCGAAAAGGAACACCACGTGCGTGGACGCTCCGGCATGACGCTGGTCGAGCTGATGATCTCGCTGGTCATCTTCGGCGTGGTCATCGCTGTGGTCTTCGGCTTCCTGACGGAATCCAGGCGCAGCTATACGGCCACGCGGCAGAAGGCCCAGTACCAGCAGGGTCTGCGCGCGGTGATGTCGCTGGTCACGCGCGAGGTGCGCTCGGCCGGCTGCGACCCGGAGGACGCGGGCTTCGAGCGCTTCTCGACCGCTTCGGCGACGCAGGTTCGTTTCCGGATGGACCTGAACGGCGACGCCGACGTGACCGACAACGCTCCGGACGAGGACGTCACCTACGCGTTCGACGCAGGCGCCGGCACGCTTTCGCGCGACATCGGCGGTGGCCCCGTCGTGATCCTGCGGGACCTGGCCAACGTGACGTTCGACTACTTCGACGAAGACGGCAACCTGCTGACAGCGTTCCCGCTGAACGCGACCGACCGCTCGGCCATCCGCGCGGTCACCTTGACGATGTCGGGAGAGACGGACAAGCACGAGCCGGTGGACTACAGCACGCGCATCGTGGTGCGCAACAATTGA
- a CDS encoding TlpA family protein disulfide reductase, producing MNCQLKRLRSAALCLAVGLAAALAVTPAGASNYVGDVMDDFTLLDVNGVPVSLYDFAGDIIVINFFATWCPGCNEEAQSLEHDIWQAYREDGVTVLSIDLQEQLAVVLPWIASQGVTYRVLMAPNWNVFSRFPYAGGLPYNAIIDRDMVLRYGHVFYERDIIIGMLDELLGRAPVATETTSWGSVQALFR from the coding sequence GTGAATTGCCAACTGAAGCGCCTGCGAAGCGCCGCGCTGTGCCTGGCCGTGGGGCTGGCCGCGGCACTCGCCGTGACGCCGGCCGGCGCCAGCAACTATGTGGGCGATGTCATGGACGATTTCACGCTGCTCGACGTCAACGGTGTGCCCGTCTCGCTGTACGACTTCGCCGGCGACATCATCGTGATCAACTTCTTCGCGACCTGGTGCCCGGGCTGCAATGAAGAGGCGCAGAGCCTTGAGCACGACATCTGGCAGGCCTACCGTGAGGACGGCGTGACGGTGCTGTCGATCGACCTGCAGGAACAGCTGGCCGTGGTGCTGCCCTGGATCGCCAGCCAGGGCGTGACCTACCGCGTGCTGATGGCGCCCAACTGGAACGTGTTCTCGCGCTTCCCCTACGCCGGCGGCCTGCCCTACAACGCCATCATCGACCGCGACATGGTGTTGCGCTACGGCCACGTGTTCTACGAGCGCGACATCATCATCGGCATGCTCGACGAGCTGCTCGGGCGCGCGCCCGTGGCCACCGAGACCACTTCCTGGGGCTCGGTGCAGGCACTCTTCCGGTAG
- a CDS encoding DUF309 domain-containing protein: protein MGDTTPARYTSRPLPDYRHVPGRTPHPTRDPAGHSYGRPPAPVPDLNQADWRTCDEYLYGLDLFNAGYWWECHEVLENLWHAAGLGTMAGHALQAVIQCAASHLKVECGQPVGAKRLVEHAAAHAEWGGVLGLGLDLRALVAATRGHIGTDAPPALLILSPDARE from the coding sequence ATGGGCGACACGACGCCGGCAAGATACACCTCACGCCCGCTGCCGGACTACCGCCATGTTCCCGGGCGCACCCCGCATCCGACCCGCGATCCGGCAGGCCATTCGTACGGCCGTCCGCCGGCGCCCGTGCCCGACCTCAACCAGGCCGATTGGCGCACCTGCGACGAGTACCTCTACGGCCTGGACCTGTTCAACGCGGGCTACTGGTGGGAGTGCCACGAGGTGCTGGAAAACCTCTGGCATGCCGCCGGGCTGGGGACCATGGCCGGGCACGCGTTGCAGGCCGTCATCCAGTGCGCCGCATCTCATTTGAAGGTCGAATGCGGGCAACCTGTTGGTGCTAAAAGACTTGTGGAGCATGCGGCGGCCCATGCGGAATGGGGCGGTGTCCTCGGTCTGGGGCTCGACCTGCGGGCCCTGGTGGCCGCCACGCGCGGGCACATCGGCACAGACGCACCGCCGGCCCTGCTGATTTTGTCTCCGGATGCGCGCGAATAG
- a CDS encoding methylated-DNA--[protein]-cysteine S-methyltransferase — protein MAIIYTTTYKSPLGKLELESDGRSLTRVRLPGEPKLPPHGAGAGADIQFVRDPKPFAAIIAQLDEYFAGTRRRFDLPLAPRGTPFQLKVWRELRKIPYGKTITYAVLAHRAGNDAACRAVGAANGRNPLPIVVPCHRVIGSDGSLTGFGGGIAAKRRLLELEGADLG, from the coding sequence ATGGCCATCATCTACACGACCACATACAAGTCACCGCTCGGCAAGCTCGAGCTCGAGAGTGACGGCAGGTCCCTGACGCGGGTGCGCCTCCCGGGCGAGCCGAAGCTGCCACCGCACGGCGCCGGCGCCGGCGCCGACATCCAGTTCGTGCGCGACCCGAAGCCGTTCGCCGCCATCATCGCGCAGCTCGACGAGTACTTCGCGGGCACGCGGCGCAGGTTCGACCTGCCGCTGGCCCCGCGCGGCACGCCGTTCCAGCTGAAGGTGTGGCGCGAGCTGCGGAAGATTCCCTACGGGAAGACGATCACCTACGCCGTGCTGGCCCATCGCGCCGGCAACGATGCGGCCTGCCGCGCCGTGGGCGCCGCGAACGGGCGCAATCCGCTGCCCATCGTGGTGCCCTGCCATCGCGTGATCGGCAGCGATGGCTCGCTGACCGGGTTCGGGGGCGGCATCGCCGCCAAGCGCAGGCTGCTGGAGCTGGAGGGCGCGGACCTCGGCTGA